Proteins encoded in a region of the Shewanella polaris genome:
- the nqrM gene encoding (Na+)-NQR maturation NqrM, which produces MSTFIAAFVVLLLFFLLMSVGYIVKKKAVEGSCGGLGVLGIEKACDCDDPCDARKRRMEKDQARKEMLNQNRII; this is translated from the coding sequence ATGAGCACATTTATTGCTGCATTTGTGGTGTTATTATTATTTTTCTTATTGATGTCTGTCGGATATATCGTTAAAAAGAAAGCGGTTGAAGGCAGTTGTGGTGGTTTAGGTGTTTTAGGTATTGAAAAAGCCTGTGACTGTGATGATCCATGTGATGCTCGCAAGCGTCGTATGGAAAAAGATCAAGCTCGCAAAGAAATGCTTAATCAAAACCGCATTATTTAA
- the bfr gene encoding bacterioferritin, with protein sequence MKGHPKVISQLNRVLTCELTAINQYFLHARMFKHWGLAKLNEKEYKKSIEDMKHADKLIERVLFLEGLPNLQQLDKLRIGEHAEEMLSCDMAAITAQIAVLREAIDICETQQDYVSRDLLEDLLEDEEEHLDWIESQQELITQTGIQNYLQSQIND encoded by the coding sequence ATGAAAGGTCATCCTAAAGTCATCAGCCAACTCAATCGCGTACTTACTTGCGAGCTGACGGCCATTAACCAATACTTTTTACATGCTCGTATGTTTAAACATTGGGGTTTGGCTAAGCTTAATGAAAAAGAGTACAAAAAATCGATTGAAGACATGAAGCATGCTGACAAATTGATTGAACGTGTTTTGTTTCTTGAAGGTTTACCTAACCTACAACAGCTAGACAAACTTCGTATTGGTGAACATGCTGAAGAAATGCTTAGCTGTGACATGGCGGCAATAACGGCACAAATTGCCGTTTTGCGCGAAGCTATTGATATCTGCGAAACCCAGCAAGATTATGTTAGCCGTGATCTGCTTGAAGATTTACTAGAAGACGAAGAAGAGCACCTAGATTGGATTGAGTCGCAACAAGAGCTCATCACTCAAACCGGTATTCAAAATTATCTTCAATCACAAATTAACGACTAA
- a CDS encoding NADH:ubiquinone reductase (Na(+)-transporting) subunit D: MANAKELKQVLTGPIINNNPIALQILGVCSALAVTSKLETALVMTIALTAVTAFSNLFISLIRNHIPSSVRIIVQMTIIASLVIVVDQVLQAYAYAISKQLSVFVGLIITNCIVMGRAEAYAMKTPPLMSFMDGIGNGLGYGAILLSVGVVRELFGNGSLFGVEILSKISDGGWYQPNGLLLLPPSAFFLIGGLIWLIRTYKPEQVEAKG; the protein is encoded by the coding sequence TGCATTGCAAATCTTGGGTGTGTGTAGTGCGCTTGCTGTTACCAGTAAATTAGAAACAGCATTAGTAATGACGATTGCATTAACCGCGGTAACAGCGTTTTCTAACCTGTTTATCTCGCTTATTCGTAATCACATTCCAAGCAGTGTTCGTATTATTGTGCAGATGACCATTATCGCTTCATTAGTGATTGTGGTTGACCAAGTATTGCAAGCTTATGCTTATGCGATTTCTAAACAGTTATCGGTATTCGTTGGTTTGATTATTACTAACTGTATTGTAATGGGGCGCGCTGAAGCTTACGCAATGAAAACGCCACCTTTGATGAGCTTTATGGATGGTATCGGTAACGGTTTAGGTTACGGTGCAATTCTATTATCAGTTGGTGTGGTGCGTGAACTATTTGGTAATGGTTCATTATTCGGCGTAGAAATCCTCAGCAAAATCTCTGACGGTGGTTGGTACCAGCCTAACGGTTTATTACTACTACCACCGAGTGCATTCTTCTTGATCGGTGGTTTGATCTGGTTGATCCGTACTTACAAGCCAGAGCAAGTTGAAGCAAAAGGGTAA
- the bfr gene encoding bacterioferritin, with amino-acid sequence MKGHPEVIDALNLLLTGELSAMDQYFVHAHMYEDWGFNELYTRILHESDDEKLHAAKLVQRILFLEGTPDVGSREALNIGKDVQEMFRNDLAYEYHVADNLRKVIALCEEKNDYQTREILEVLLDDTESDHMYWLEKQLGLIERVGLQNYLQTKM; translated from the coding sequence ATGAAAGGTCATCCAGAAGTTATAGACGCCCTAAATCTTTTATTAACCGGTGAGTTGTCTGCCATGGATCAATATTTTGTCCATGCGCATATGTATGAAGATTGGGGATTCAATGAATTATATACTCGTATCTTGCATGAATCAGATGACGAAAAGTTGCACGCGGCAAAATTAGTCCAACGCATTTTATTCTTAGAAGGCACTCCCGATGTAGGTAGCCGTGAAGCATTGAATATTGGTAAAGACGTGCAAGAAATGTTTAGAAATGATTTGGCATATGAATATCATGTCGCTGATAATTTACGTAAGGTGATTGCCCTATGTGAAGAAAAAAATGATTATCAAACCCGCGAAATTTTAGAAGTATTACTTGATGACACGGAATCTGACCACATGTACTGGTTAGAAAAACAATTAGGTCTTATTGAGCGTGTAGGTTTGCAAAATTATTTGCAGACAAAAATGTAA
- the nqrE gene encoding NADH:ubiquinone reductase (Na(+)-transporting) subunit E, which translates to MEHYISLLIRSVFIENMALAFFLGMCTFLAVSKKVTTAMGLGVAVIVVLAISVPANQIIYQGLLAPGALAWAGFPDADLSFLKFITFIGVIAALVQILEMALDKYFPPLYNALGIFLPLITVNCAIFGAVSFMVERDYNLGESVVFGIGSGIGWALAIVLLAGIREKMKYSDVPNGLRGLGITFVSAGLMALGFMSFSGVSL; encoded by the coding sequence ATGGAACATTATATTAGTTTATTAATTCGTTCAGTTTTCATTGAAAACATGGCACTAGCGTTCTTCTTAGGTATGTGTACTTTCTTAGCTGTATCAAAGAAAGTCACTACTGCGATGGGCCTTGGTGTTGCAGTTATCGTGGTGCTGGCTATTTCGGTTCCTGCTAACCAAATTATTTATCAAGGTTTATTGGCTCCAGGCGCATTAGCTTGGGCTGGTTTCCCTGATGCTGATTTGAGCTTCTTGAAGTTCATCACCTTTATCGGTGTGATTGCAGCACTTGTACAAATTTTGGAAATGGCTTTAGACAAGTATTTTCCACCTTTGTACAACGCGTTAGGTATTTTCTTACCTTTGATTACCGTGAACTGTGCAATTTTCGGTGCAGTATCTTTCATGGTTGAGCGTGATTATAACCTTGGCGAGAGCGTAGTATTTGGTATTGGCTCTGGCATTGGTTGGGCGTTAGCAATTGTATTGCTAGCCGGTATCCGCGAAAAGATGAAATACTCTGACGTGCCAAATGGCTTACGTGGCTTAGGTATTACCTTCGTTTCAGCAGGTCTTATGGCTCTAGGTTTCATGTCATTCTCTGGTGTTTCTCTTTAA
- the dinB gene encoding DNA polymerase IV has translation MRKIIHIDMDCYFAAVEMRDFPELRGKAIAVGGRSDRRGVISTCSYEARKFGVRSAMSSYHALQLCPNLILVPGRMDVYKSVSLQIREIFHRYTDLVEPLSLDEAYLDVSDCQAHQGSATLIAKAIRDDIFNVTGLTASAGIAPIKFLAKIASDLNKPNGQYVITPNQIGDFVKDLPLSKIPGVGKVTSKKLADIGLTTCYDVQQYSKPQLIDAFGKFGHVLIERSQGIDTRQISPHRVRKSVGVETTLAKDIFTLEQCHQVLPQLIQELSTRVHRSAKDRQIHKQVVKLKFNDFKQTTIEHRSDEISINLFHELLLQALQRSQGRGIRLVGVSVGLADVTLATADNGVDQITQLDLQF, from the coding sequence ATGCGTAAAATCATTCACATCGATATGGATTGCTATTTTGCTGCCGTTGAAATGCGAGATTTTCCTGAACTTCGAGGGAAAGCTATCGCTGTTGGCGGCAGAAGCGATCGACGAGGTGTGATAAGCACATGCAGTTATGAGGCCCGTAAATTTGGGGTCCGCAGTGCCATGTCCAGTTATCACGCACTGCAATTGTGCCCGAATCTAATTTTAGTGCCTGGGCGAATGGATGTGTATAAATCAGTATCATTGCAAATACGTGAGATTTTTCATCGATACACTGATCTGGTTGAGCCATTGTCTTTAGATGAGGCTTACCTTGATGTTAGCGACTGCCAAGCTCATCAAGGCAGTGCCACGTTAATCGCTAAAGCAATCCGCGATGATATTTTTAACGTTACCGGGTTAACGGCTTCAGCCGGTATTGCACCCATTAAGTTTCTAGCCAAAATTGCTTCCGATTTAAATAAGCCAAATGGTCAATATGTGATTACCCCGAATCAAATTGGCGATTTTGTCAAAGACCTACCCCTGAGTAAAATTCCTGGTGTTGGTAAAGTCACCTCAAAAAAGCTAGCCGATATAGGTTTAACCACTTGTTATGATGTGCAGCAATATTCCAAACCTCAGTTAATCGATGCTTTCGGTAAATTTGGCCATGTGTTAATAGAGCGTTCTCAAGGTATCGATACCAGGCAAATTAGCCCTCACCGAGTGCGTAAATCGGTTGGTGTTGAAACGACGTTAGCCAAAGACATTTTTACTTTAGAACAATGTCATCAAGTATTACCACAGCTTATTCAAGAACTGAGTACTCGTGTTCATCGAAGTGCTAAAGACAGGCAAATCCATAAGCAGGTCGTTAAACTTAAATTTAACGACTTTAAACAAACTACCATTGAGCATCGCAGTGATGAGATTTCAATTAATTTGTTTCATGAGTTGTTATTGCAAGCTTTGCAGCGCAGCCAAGGACGAGGGATCCGTTTGGTTGGCGTGAGTGTTGGTTTAGCGGATGTAACGTTGGCAACGGCAGATAACGGTGTGGATCAAATTACTCAACTCGATTTACAGTTTTAA
- a CDS encoding FAD:protein FMN transferase codes for MTVNSIKLLLLPALLLFVSACSSPEPMISLSGSTMGTTYHIKVVPNEKLPEPQLLQAEIDMALEVVNDQMSTYRPDSELSKFNQLQIQQRVKVSADTIKVIKEGMRLYKETDGALDITLGPVVNLWGFGPDKRPITEPSQAQIDAAKSKMGINELSISGHSLIKHNADLYIDLSSIAKGFGVDKIAAILDKYHASGYLVEIGGELNVKGTKADHSPWRVAVEQPTSEGQVVQQVIEPGTMSLATSGDYRNFYQENGERFSHLIDPRSGYPIKHKLASATVLNSSCMTADGYATAMMVLGTEASLALAKEKHLAIMLIEKQEQGFKVYYSDAFKAYLK; via the coding sequence ATGACCGTAAATTCAATCAAGTTACTGCTATTGCCAGCCCTTTTGCTATTCGTCAGTGCATGCAGCTCACCAGAGCCGATGATTTCATTATCAGGTAGTACAATGGGGACCACATACCATATTAAAGTGGTACCTAATGAAAAATTACCAGAACCCCAATTACTTCAAGCTGAAATAGATATGGCCTTGGAAGTTGTTAATGATCAAATGTCGACCTATCGTCCAGACTCGGAACTGTCGAAATTTAATCAATTACAAATACAACAGAGAGTTAAGGTTTCAGCTGATACGATTAAAGTGATAAAAGAGGGAATGCGTCTTTATAAAGAGACCGATGGGGCGTTAGATATCACCTTAGGCCCAGTGGTTAACTTGTGGGGTTTTGGTCCAGATAAAAGACCTATTACTGAGCCAAGCCAAGCCCAAATTGATGCCGCAAAATCTAAAATGGGCATCAATGAATTGTCAATTAGTGGTCATAGCTTAATTAAGCATAATGCCGATTTATACATTGATTTATCATCAATTGCCAAAGGCTTTGGTGTTGATAAAATTGCGGCCATTTTAGATAAGTATCATGCCAGTGGTTACCTTGTAGAAATTGGTGGTGAGCTTAACGTCAAAGGCACTAAAGCTGATCATTCACCTTGGCGCGTCGCAGTTGAGCAACCCACTAGTGAAGGGCAAGTGGTGCAACAAGTGATTGAGCCAGGAACCATGTCATTAGCAACATCTGGCGATTATCGTAACTTTTATCAAGAAAATGGCGAACGTTTTTCACATTTGATTGATCCACGAAGTGGATATCCTATAAAGCATAAACTTGCGTCTGCAACCGTGTTAAACTCTAGTTGTATGACCGCAGATGGATATGCTACCGCCATGATGGTGTTAGGTACTGAGGCTTCCCTCGCACTTGCTAAAGAGAAACATTTAGCAATAATGCTGATAGAGAAGCAAGAGCAAGGTTTTAAGGTCTATTACAGTGATGCGTTTAAAGCGTATTTGAAATAG
- the nqrF gene encoding NADH:ubiquinone reductase (Na(+)-transporting) subunit F — MGILESTPLDVYLGVSMFTAIVLILVLVILFAKSKLVASGDIKIGINGDADKTITTGAGGKLLNVLADNGIFVSSACGGGGSCGQCRVQIKSGGGDILPTELDHISKGEAREGCRLSCQVNVKTDMEIELDEEIFGIKKWECEVISNDNKATFIKELKLQIPDGETVPFRAGGYIQIEAPAHHVKYAEFEVPDKYRGDWEHFGFFKLESQVDEETIRAYSMANYPEEFGIIMLNVRIATPPPRNLTLPCGKMSSYIWSLKAGDKVTISGPFGEFFAKDTDAEMVFIGGGAGMAPMRSHIFDQLKRLKSKRKISFWYGARSKREMFYVEDFDGLAAENENFQWHVALSDPQAEDNWTGYTGFIHNVLYENYLRDHDAPEDCEFYMCGPPMMNAAVIGMLKDLGVEDENILLDDFGG; from the coding sequence ATGGGTATTCTTGAATCTACTCCACTAGATGTATATTTAGGTGTGAGTATGTTTACTGCAATTGTCTTGATTTTGGTATTAGTGATTTTATTCGCTAAATCAAAACTCGTGGCAAGCGGTGATATCAAAATTGGTATTAACGGTGATGCAGATAAAACAATTACAACAGGCGCTGGCGGTAAGTTACTTAACGTTTTAGCCGACAACGGCATCTTCGTATCAAGTGCGTGTGGCGGCGGTGGCTCATGTGGTCAGTGTCGTGTGCAAATTAAGTCTGGTGGTGGTGATATTCTTCCTACTGAGCTTGACCACATTAGTAAAGGCGAAGCTCGTGAAGGTTGTCGTTTATCTTGTCAGGTAAACGTCAAAACTGACATGGAAATTGAACTTGATGAAGAAATCTTTGGCATCAAGAAATGGGAATGTGAAGTTATCTCTAACGATAACAAAGCAACGTTTATTAAAGAACTTAAGCTGCAAATTCCTGATGGCGAAACAGTGCCTTTCCGTGCTGGTGGTTACATTCAAATTGAAGCACCTGCTCATCATGTTAAATATGCTGAGTTTGAAGTGCCTGATAAGTATCGTGGCGACTGGGAACACTTTGGTTTCTTCAAGTTAGAATCACAAGTAGACGAAGAAACTATTCGTGCTTACTCAATGGCTAACTACCCAGAAGAGTTTGGGATTATTATGTTGAACGTGCGTATTGCTACGCCACCGCCACGTAATTTAACCTTGCCTTGTGGTAAAATGTCTTCATACATCTGGAGCTTAAAAGCCGGTGATAAAGTCACTATTTCTGGTCCATTTGGTGAGTTTTTCGCTAAAGATACTGATGCGGAAATGGTCTTCATTGGTGGTGGTGCTGGTATGGCCCCTATGCGTTCACATATTTTTGACCAATTAAAGCGTCTTAAATCAAAACGTAAGATTAGCTTCTGGTACGGTGCGCGTTCTAAGCGTGAAATGTTCTATGTGGAAGATTTTGACGGCTTAGCGGCCGAGAATGAAAACTTCCAGTGGCATGTTGCGTTGTCAGATCCGCAAGCGGAAGATAACTGGACTGGTTATACTGGTTTCATTCATAACGTTTTGTATGAAAACTACTTGCGTGACCATGACGCTCCAGAAGATTGTGAGTTCTACATGTGTGGACCTCCAATGATGAATGCAGCCGTAATTGGTATGCTTAAAGATTTAGGTGTCGAAGATGAAAACATCTTATTAGATGATTTTGGCGGCTAA